The nucleotide sequence TGCTCTTCATTCTTCTGTGATCTCATTAGATGGTGATTTGGGGTTAATTCTCCATTCTTAATAATGGAGGCTTTCAAGAAGAGAAACTCTCTCAGACTCAGACGttcctgtcccttcccttctttttcagaACTTGTCCCTCAGCCAATCCTCATCTCTGAATGTGGGAATAAAAATGTATCTGTCAAATGTGAAGTGAAACAGAAGGCTAAAGATGAAGCATTTATAATAGAGCTGACTCAACCCAAtggcaaaaaaatccaaaagaatGCAACAATGCTGCAATGGCACGGGTGGAATTCTGGGATGTTCAGATGTGTTGCTAAGAACCAAGTCAGTGAAAAAATGGCTGAAAAAGTAATTAAGTGCCCAGGTAAGAAGTCTTTCATCAGAATGTGCTGGGGTGGACTACATAGGCAGATGCAGTTGCACACATCTGTAGGACTGGTCCAGGAGTGCAGAGGTCCCAAGTACCCAGTACTGTGAGTCTAATTCCAGCACAGTTAttgggatctgctgctgctgcggtAGCCAGCATGCTAGTCATGCTTTCTGCCTGGAATTCTCCAGCTTTGTCacatctccctcctccccatcctgctgctacCAGCCCCACAGCTACCCTTAAGGCATCTCTACTCTAATGGCAGGATGGCAGTAGGATGTGAAAGGGGTTTTGCTCCTCCCCTTCTCCCATGGGGAAATCCTTTGTGTTTTTATCCTCTCCATAATCATGTCTATGAATGTGGTGGCTGCCTGCTACCTATGGGTGTGGATGAGTTCTCCcacaaggggaaaaataagCTGCTTGGACTCTTCAGCTTGGCCTAGAAATCAAGAGGAAAGTTATGGAGAATTTTGCTTCAGGGTTACATGGGTCAGATAAGCATGGTTCAAATGTACCATGGTTTTCCTATTCAGTTGAAGCCTCATCTTTCTAAAGCACAGATGCAGCAAAAggattgcatttttaaatgggTAGAGTCATGCTGAAAATTATTCAGCAGGCAAAAGAAGTGATCCTCCCACGTAAAGGTTTTGAAAGTTGAGGCACAAAGGACAGATCACACTGGTATGACACTGGGCGTGGTATTCAGTTCTAAGTTCAGAATTccagtgcagtgctggggaaaagtCCCTTGAATTTGCTGGGATTGGGTTCATCCCACCCAACCGTGAGTGCCCTGCTTGAAGGATTATCTTGCTCTAgattcctgctggagctggtggagAGTTGTGGGGGGGCTCACAAGAGCTGGCtcaatatttctaatttttaccAATTTCTGGGATAGGGAATTTAGGGAAAGTCCACGTCTGAAGGACAGTCCATAGTGTGAGAAGGGAGTGAGCAAGCCTTAGGGCATAAAGGCTTTACTGAAGTGATCCCAGGTCTGCTGAGGCTGACTGAAGGGTGAAGAGCTGAGGGGACAGCAttgcctctcctctcctgtgcAGCTGTTGTTTCCTGAATAATCTTCCTGATTTCAAAAACATCCaagcaatgtattttttttgctgctgcctgACCTGATGGAATGCACAGCCCCACTGATGTTAGCATTGGGAAGGGGCAAACAGGATGTGGCATGGACTTTGGAGCCTGGTATGAAAGTGTGCTGCTGGATTAGGTTTGTTTAAGGCAGGGCACCCTATGCCAAACACCTTGTGTGGATGAGGAAATGCTGCCCATGCCAGGACACAATCCAGGCAAGCACAGGtctgcctgcactgctgctATAGGCAGACATTGGCCATTGTCTAGACAATTTTGATTTCACTTTTTCTCACCCCTGACAAATGCTCTTTTCTCACAGGGTGAATTGGGTtggaaagtttgttttttttcctcacatcaTTAACAGAGAAATACTAACGATCTGTAAGATTACAAACATAGCATTCCTCAGACACCAAAAACCCCCTAAAACCATGCCCTACTCTTCCTACCCAAACTAAATACGTCTCAAACTTTCCTGTGTAGTGGCGGGACCCTACCAGCTCCATAGCAGACTAAAAATGCCTCATCTTGCAGTCAAACCTCCTTCTAACCCTGCTACCTTCTGTAAACCCTTGGTTCTGCATCTGAGGCAAATTTCCTTGAATTCTGATCTTTACAGGCAAGGTACATTTCAGGTGTGATTATATGTGAATCTGTCTGAGCTCTTCTTGCATTCATCTGGGAGAAACGGgcacagaaaaaacaaaatacgCCTTGGCGTAACGCTGGTGACTAAAACTAGTGGTAATTTAAATACAGTGAGCTGGCATACATAAATGCTGTGGTTTCAGTTTTCTGCAGAACTTGAGTCCATCAGGGAGCAATCAAAAGAGGAACAGCAATGTCCTGTTGTGTACAGGAAAAAGGCAAAGGGTGAAGTGTCCACTGGTCTGCCTTTGCAGCTAATGGAAGTAAATACAGAATTCTGAGTAGATGTTATGCAAGTTATTTCTTTCCATCTAACATCCTTTTTTATCCCCTTCACTAGGCAAATTGGACTTTTATTTAATCTTAAGCATAGCAGGAGGTGCACTCATCTTTGTCATCTTAGTGATTTGTCTTATTTGCTGtatcagaaggaagaaaacaaaaaggcgTGGAGTTTATGGTAAGCGTTTAAGGGGCTTTGTTTTGCTATCCAGCCACCTAAAATATTGGAGCTGCCCACTGACAGCAGCCCTCTGGTGGGATGGATTCTCTCTGCCCTGAGCAATAGCCTGGTTTTAGCATATGGTGAATCTGTGTAGATCAGCTGGCATTGCCAGTGTCACTTTCTGATACGTGCTTTGAGCAAAGCCACACGAGTATTATTTTACATTATGGCTGTCCTGTTTTGAGTGGCACAGATCACTGCCTCAGCTGTGCAGTGGCACCATATCCTCAGTTCTCAGGCCTGGGTTCagcaggaatttaaaaaaatgagcCCGAGAAATTGAGAACTAATATTTTAGTGACTATTTTATGGTGACTAGCCTCTCTGACACAGTTTGCTGTGCGTTTAAGGCCAACGCAGTGTCTCAAGAGGTAAATCCCTCAATCCCTAAATTAATGAGTGGTATTTCAGAAATGATGAGTCAGTGATCAGAAGTCAGATGGTATGAATTTACTGCTTCTCTATGGGTGAAAATTAATGCTGGCAAAAGGGATCTCTGGCTTCTGGGAATCCCAGCATGGGCAATGGCAGGGCAGAGTGCTTTGATGTTGCTTCCCGGGATTGGATCTCACTTTCCCTTCAGTAGCCTCCAAAAGGGGAtggggcagcacaggctgggggtgtCCGTGATGCCTACTGGGGCTTCCTTGAAGAAGGAAGGACAACAGGCAGGACAGAGCTGCCCCAAATGCTCCAGGTACCTTGATCTCAGCCAGGCAGCCCGAAGCTTTCATGTTAgtctgggagctgcaggcagaggtgaTTGTTGCTGTAAACTGGGACAGGGGGAACACCTGAGAGTGGCAGATTAAAAACCAATATTTGGCTTTTCCTTGCTTGCCCCAAAGACATttccctggctttttttttttttgttgttgttttttgacTTCTTGGTGCACGTCTGACCGTGGGGTCCTGATGTTGTTGCAGAGGAGGAGCGAGCCATGCACATGCTGCCCATGGAGCATGAGAAGGGGATGCAGGAGGTGCCCCAGACCGTATCCAAGCCCACCCCAAAGCAGCTCCGGGTGCAGCAGAGGCCGctgcccccccagccccaggagcagccgCTGCCCCCACGGCCCCAGCCACGACCCCGCACGCAGCCATGGACTCCAAACCTCCCGAGGGAAAGGCGCTGAGCACAACTCCTGGTCTCTCTGCTCCACcattcactgggaaaaaaaggaagtttcccccagccaggagcccctcctgcccagccctgcataATGCTCAGCTATGAAAAGGCAGCTTTCGGTGCAGAAAATTAGAGCATCAAATGGTGACGAGGAGACTCGAGGTGATGGGCACTCATCCCTGTGGCCATTTTTCTACATTTGCCTTCACGTTAGGATATGGAGCACTGAGCCCTGTGTCTTTCTGTGGTTCACTTGTTTTTACTGCACcttgttttctttgtgcttttttgGATGGTTTTCACTAAGAAGAAGCTAAAGCTCTGCCAAGACAAAATGGATCTTAGAGGGGTTTAATCTTCTTCTACGCATTAGGACAGCTCTCTAGCTTCAGCATCAAATGCATGGCTTCCTGGACCAAAAAAGTGTTGTatgtaattaaatatttgtcCAGAGCTGAAAGGATTTGTGTTGTataatgcagagaagaaaatactgaaaggaCACGTGAGAAGCACTTGTGTGGGATAAGCACAAATGGGAAAGGAAtaaattttccctttctccacTGTGTTTAGAAAAGAAACTGTGAGCTTGAATTGCAGCAAGGGAGAGTTAGGTCAGGTGTttacttttgatttttattttttaatataacacTGAGATTTCTTGGAGAATTTCTCCAGTGCTGGGCTTTCAAAAAGTGGATGAGACAACATTCTGTGAAGCCTCTTTTTACTGACATGGGCCAGGAGAATGTGCTACACAGCCTCTTCATGGACAGTTTCAACTTGGTTTTCTGTGACTTTTGggcaaataaaacaaaccttTATTCTCAGCGTAAGTCTGTGTGGCTCtccagacaattttttttctggcacagAGGAGGTCTGGTCTCCTTTGGCTTGTGAAACAAAGCATTATAAACAGCCAGCCAGCAGGATTGCAGGTGTCTGAATTGTCAGGGGTTTATATCTCAGGGGTTTACATCTCCTGCTGAGGGTGAGGGACTGTGTCCCTTGATTTAGCTGGTAACACCTCAGGCATTACCAGGGGGTGATAGACATCTGCATCCCCAAGGGAGAGAAGTTGCACTGCAATAAGTGCACCTGCATCACCTTTCATGTGCTGGACACTGCTTGTTCCTCTGGGCCTTGGGGGTGTCCATAACTGCCTCCGCAGGACAGCTGAGGAGCTGAGAGCACAGGGCAGTCTTGGAGCAGTGTCTGCATGGGTGCACTGACCCATCCAGGGCAAAAGGTGAAGGAGGAGAAGGCTACAAGAGCCACAGATCATGAGACATTCACCCAGCTAGGTGATGTGTCAGGCAGAACAACACCTAATACCTCTTTCAGGCTGGCCTGTCCCATGTGCCAAGGAAGATAAAACAGCCATGCTTTGTTTCTCCTGAGAAATATGACTGTTTTTATCTTCTGATATGATGGCAAGGAGGCAACTTGTCAGGAAAAGCAAGtctctgcctcctccagagCTCAGTTGCTTCACTTGAACTCTGACAGCCCTGGGAGTGCTACTTGCTCTCACCTTAGATTTCTGCAGCTGATTTTCGGGCTTTTGCtatttaaaattgcatttggtAAATGTTTCATGGTTTATTTTGTAACATACCATATGCTGTATCCCTGTACTGAATGAATAAAGAGAAGACTGGGTGCAGAGGATCTTAGTTCACAGCTGTGCTGGTACTTCAGTATCTCACTTTGGTACAAAGGAGgcaacaaaaacattttgccACAGAAGCAGGGATGCAGGAAGTGTCACACCATCCCTGGGTGGTGCTGGGGTGCCAGGAGCTGGTGAGCTCAGGCTCGTGTGGGTGaacacagctgctctgcctgtccTGTGCTGCCAGAGCTTTACTGGTGCTGATCTGTGGTTACAGGTCCTTCCTGGGAGAGGGAGGGTTACTGGGGCCTGAGAAAGAAGATTTACCCCTTTGGGTTGACTCATACCAAAACACAGCCCTTGGCACGCAGGCAAGAAAATACTACTAGCATGGAGTATGCCTGTGCAATGGAAAGCTCACCAGggcaatacttttttttttattcactcCTTCTTTTTTGATAGTCACCATTGCTTTTGTGATGTCTCATTGTACAAATACTGTGCATTGCAGCACATCAGGAAAAATGTGAGACATCACAAAACCAATGATGACTGTCAACGCTCCATGacacattcagaaaaaaatgctgactTACAAAATAAGCACCAAGCAGAACATCATTTTTCTGAATGTGTGTCATGGGGGCATGCAAACCTCAGAATTTTATGCTGTAGTGGATGTTTCAGTACTGGAAAATGATCTGACATTGGGAACTAAGACATAACAGGATGTGCTTGGCTCTGGTGGCTCTTGCTGTAACATTTCTTGGTTCCTCTTTTGTAAATGCCTCTACCACTGAGTCATGAGataaagtgtttttttccatttctcccgAAGAGGCATGAGACAAAATGGGATGATTGATGTGGTCTTGTCCTTGTCTGTCTGCTGCCTTGTCCCCCCTGTTTGGAGAGCTGCAGTTTCTGTTACCTGGGTATTAGCAGGGGTCAGTTTTGCCTGGTGGTGTGCTCCAGAGCCAGTGTTGAAAGAATGGGAGGGAGGTGGAGCCCTGTGACCAAAGCAGATCTGTAGCTGTGCTGTGGTCCTGTAGCACTCACCAGATGGGCAGACTGAGCAGGCACCTGAAAGAGCAGTGTTTTGTTCTGTAGAAGATACAAGTCTTCTTTCCCAGCATTAATTCTTGTGAAAACAGCAGCACTTGCTGCCCAAACTTGGCCTTTCTAGTAAAGTAGCCAGAACTTGCTTATATCTCTGTTGGCTATTAGCCTGTCCAGAGGGAAGTTCTCAGGTTTCTGGCACAGGCAGTGTGGGAAACAGCtagataatttaatttctaaactAAAACTCTGAGCCTGTAAAAGGTCAAGTAGGAAACCATAGCTAGTACAAGTCTTTCTTGAGATGTTTGCCAAAATGATGCTATGGGGAAAATACCCTGATTTTGTCCTTATTCTGCAACAGATACACAAGTGTTGATGTGGTGATAAACTCCAGTCCATCAGCTCCCTCCCCATTCTGACAGACAGGTATTATCTCGTTGTCCTGAAGGCAGAGCTCAGTGAGTGGGGCAAGGGGTTCTAGCAGCATTCCTTGCAggtgccagccctgcagtgagCAGCCTGGCATGGCTGGCATGTCCTGATAGCCAAACTGGCTATGGGTCACCCTGAAGGACTGAGGGTTTTGTTCATGTGCTGCAGCTGATAATGCAAGAGGTCTGGCCTCAGGCTTTTGGATAAGATCCGTTTGTAGTAGCTCTAAGCTGGTGAAATACCAGCTGCTGTGCAATCCTATCTCATGCTGTGGGAAGAAACATAAGGGTTAATTGAAGGAGAGCACAGTGGTGCTTGTCCCAAACTGAaattcccctctgctctgctccagccccctcACCAGACCTGCTCTTCCTTTGTGAGAAGTTGTTGCTTTCTCCCTAAGAACAGCAAGGACACAGGTGAAGGAGCTTTCCCGAAAGCATGACATGGCTGCTGCTCCACTGGACCTTCTGGTGGGACTGGGAAGGTGTGAAAGGGAGCTGTGAACAGGAAAGAGCAGGCATGTGAGGAGCTACCTCGTGTCATGATCAGTAAAGCATCTGCCAGCTACTGTCCAGGGTTTCCAGGCTGGGATTTaggggtggaggaggagggcagggatcAGCTGAGCTGGCCTAGTGAATAAGCCAGGCTCTGTGCATGGGCAGGGCAGGTGAGGAGGATGGGTGGGCACAGAAATGGCTGCTTGAGAAGATGAACTGAATCACCAGAAGCAGGATTTGAGTCACATAACTTTGTCACACTCTCAGCCCTGGGGtgtggcttttctttctgtgcagagCTCCCATCTCAAGTGCCATGGGGAGTTGCCTCCCCACCATTACTGTCTATCTTCCTTTCCTACAAAATGCCCACTCTGGATGGTTTATTCTTTGTCTTTGAATGACATCTCAGAATGGAGTCCTCTTTGAACAATGCCTAATGTAAAAATCTACAACTTAGCCTGAACCTCTGAGTTTTACCAGGGCTTGGGAGAGGAACCACACACACCAGGTTGGTTTGAAAGAACTACATAAAATAGTGATACTTTTGACCAGAACCAAGGATTGAATTTCAAAGGCACAGTAACACCCCACACAGGACCCCACTTATGCACATGTCAGCCTAAGGGAGGAGAGGGGACTTCTAAGGTGTCCTCATGGCTTCAGAGCATGGTTCCTCGTGATCATTCTTACCCTGAGAAGCCACTCTCTGGGTTGCTTTGCTGTTGGCTGCCTTTGCCAGTGCTGTCAGGAACGATTCCTGGCTCTGGAAGGAACCTCTTGGCTGCCTTCTGCCATGGAAGGTGCACAGCCTGTGCCTACTCCCCTTTCTGAGCCTCACTGGGCACACGGTGAACCCTGGGTGCAGAGCCCATGGTGGTTGGTGGTGTTTGATCCTGCCCACCTTCCTGCCACCAGCATTGACCTCAGGGAGGTGCCAGAGCCTCGCCTGCCTTTGGTTTGGGTGCTATTGTTCAACAGTTTCTACATCAGGTGCATCTGAAGCTAGTTTTGAGATAACAGGAAGAGATAATGCCACAACAGAGATGCTCATTGGTTGTGTTTCCCACACACTTTTTTCTGCCTACATAAAGACAGCAGGAAAGTGTTTGGGGCTGCTGGCTGGCCTCCCACACAAATGCTGCTTTCATTTCCAGCTCTTTAGTgtggcagggagcaggtgagcaaGCATGGTGCAGAGGCAGAGGGGTGTGAGGAGAGATGCACTTGGTCCCCAAGATGCATTTCTGTGTTTGCCACTCCCTGGCTCAACAGCAGTGAAATGGGGACAGGCAGCAAGGCTGGTGCATTTGGACACAAATCTCCCTTGTAGAACCACAGGATGAAATGTCTGGGATTGCTGCTCTTAGCAGCCAGAATTGGGCAAACCCCTCTTCCCCTGTTAAAGCCAGAGCGAGCATTCCCATGAATAATGGCAATGAAATAAAGGCCTGCTTGTTTGCCAACAAGCTCCTATGGAAGAGTGCCCTGGtctgcagcttttctttcataaaaCATGCATGCACATCACGTGCTTCCACAATGGGCTGTCCCTTCTCCATTTGGCTGGGTGCTCCAGAGCCCCGTGAGCTTTTTGGCAGGTTTCCTGGAGGATCCTGCTGGGCAGTTCCTAGAAAGAACCTCTGTGCCAGGGCACTGGGGGCTTGCCCTGCTGTGCCTTGGCTCATCTCACCGTGACTGGTGTGTCCAGTCTGTCCCTTGTGActtgccctgccctgagcaATAGGCACATGGCAAACCAGGGAGAGCAAGGGCAGTCTGTAGGCTTGGGATGCTCCTGTGATGCTCCTATTCatattcctgctgggaatggcATTTCTCCTCTGGTATGAGAAGGGGGTACTTGTAGCTGTCAGCTTGTGCTGGCATTGCTGTTTTCCTCCATCTCTTCTTCCCTGGAAGTTTCACAGCTGTTAAAGGCACCACCTGAGGGAGCTGTGTCTCCGGGAATGGCTGTAGTGAGGGAGCCCAAGAATGGCTGTAGAACACCAGGCTGCAAACAAGCAGCAAGGGTGACTGCAAGGCCCGTGTGCTGCAGACACACAGGCCACTGTAGTGACCAATTCTAGTTGGCATCAATGATTTCAGCAGCCAGGGCCACTTGTAGTACATGGAAGAATGAGGAATGTGGTTCCTATTGCTGGTAGGAAGTGCCAGTATCTCAAACCCAAAATTCGACCAGCAAAACCTCCAATGCTCTTCTGCTGAGCTTTCAGTTTCTACAGactctatttttcttttagtcaTTTATAAATTACAAAGCTTAAGACAAGACAAGCTTAGCCTAAAGCTATCCACTGCAAAAGGGGAACCAAGTAACatggagatttttaaaaagcactgtcGAGAAGGAAACTTGTCTGCACAGCAAGTGACTTGTAGGAGCCTTTATGCCCTGTAGAGGAAATTAAATACCAGTGCTGAAGGAGTTGATCAGAATCCAAAGTTTTCCAAAGGAAAGCGTGTTTAATAAGGAAGAAGGGGTGGAAATAAACCACCCTGTTTCTTTCAGGCATCTTGTCTTGCCTACAAATTCAGGTCACAGGTGGGCTGCCTTGTCTGATgatgcagaaaacagcaaagatgTCCCTGACTGTTGCTGCCAAATTACACTCTTTTATCAGGCTCATTCTTGTTCTCACCCCTCTTCCTTGGCACAGGTACAGTTTGGCTGGGGTATGTTCTAGGGAAAAGAGGCTGGACATGTATGTCTCTGAATATCAAATGTTACCTGCAGTAGGCCTCCCTGTTGATGTTGGGGACATCACATTAGGAAAACTGTATTTCCCTTAAATTGGAAAACCTCCAAACCGCATCTCCGAAGAGCCAGAGGCGCCAGGGTTAGAGGCGATGTCAAGGAGGTGAAGAGACGCATTTCAAGATGGCAACTATAGAAGAAGTAGCTGTGAATCTCCTTTGTCTGCTAGGGAAGAGCATCTGTGACAGAGCACCTTAGGCAAATACAGGCGTGATGTCTTTTCTAGAGATGAAAAAGTGCACCAGGACCACAGGGCACCGAAGCAGCTGTCTCAGCTGACTCAACACATGTACACACATGTTAAAGCAGCGGGAACTGCTGgtcctctccctctcctggaGTTTTGAAGGACACGTGCTGCAGAAGGCCATCATGAGAAATAGTACAGAAGAAAGGTTTACAGGCCTAGACTCACCAGAAGAGaagcaaaagctgtgcttcTCCAAGGTGTAAAAGGCAGATGCTGCATCCTTTTGGAAGAAAACTGCTGCAGGAAGCTGGGATGAAAGAAATGATGCAGATGATGCTTCTCTGTGGGACAGGTGAGGCTtagcccagctctgcaggtgctgAACCTCTGTGGGCTGTGGGATGGGCATGGCTGCCTGGGCTGGACACTTGTCCCATGTCCCACTTGGGacctggctgctctgctccttctccCAGCCTCCAGTGTCACGTGTCTGCGTGAAGAGCGAGCCCGGGGTGTCATGGGGCAGTCGTGTCTTGGAAGCAGAAACTTGTCTGCAGATGGTGTGGTGGCACCCAGCCAGGAGCCATGGATCTCTGCCATGGGTAGAGCAGAGCTGAACACctacctgctgctgctttaggGTCAGCCTTTTGGTCAGAGTGGGCCAGGATGGATGCCCTGCCTCAAATGTGCTGCTGAAGACATTTCCTGGGGAGAACTGTATGCAATAAAAGAATGGGAATTTCATGCTATGCCCATTTaacacccagagctgtgggttCTGGGCTACAGTCTCTTCCTTGTTTGGTGAACAGGATGGCTGGAGGGGGGGACACAAGGCTGGACTCATGCTCAAGGGGCAGCTGGACCAAGGAGCTGCTTAGGGAGGAGAAGGGACATTTGTGGGCTGGCCATACAGTGAAGACAACAGTTTAGGGATGCAGCACTCGTCAGCCAGTTTGTGGTACACATCTCAAGGCAGGGAGGGCAGTTTACAGCACAGAACTATCTGGCAGCTCCAGAGCAATGCCCTGTCCTGCAGGATTTGGCCTGGGTGCTTCATTCAGCCAGGCTCTCAGCTGTCTCCAGGGTCAAGAAGGGGAGGCTGCAggtgccctgcctgcagcagcctgcTTGGTGCTGGTGTGAGCATGGGGTGCACAAGAACATGTTGGTGCTGTCATCTAGTGGGACCACAtgagcacagctcagccacGGCTCTGTGCCCTTCCTCCCAAGCCTTTTACTGCTCCTTTGCACTAACTTACATCCTGACCATTAGGCCTATATTTTGTGGCCATAAAGCTTTTCCTTGAAATAGACAGTGTGAAAGCTGCTGTTGTTACAGGCTTCAGACACAGTTTATGTCAGACTTGTTTATCACAGGCCAGGCTTAATGGGAGCTCATCCAAACTCTTGAACTCTGATGGCCTTCACATACTTTGCCTTAGGAGAGTGCATTTTGTGCCTGTAGGAGACATCAGCCCAATGCACAAACATCTAACTGCCCATCTAATTTAGATCTCGTTTTGCACCCAAAGAGATACAAGTGATCAAGACTAGAGACTTCCCTTAAGCTCTTTACTTCTGTTATTTGTATTTGAGACACAAATCCCTATTTTCTGCTTGTGATCTTCACTACAATTAGTTTCAGGTTCTGGTTCCCCTTGCAGCTGCTCAGATGTGTTCTAACCACTTCCACAACACATGACAAACTTCCCTGTCTGCTGCCTTGAAATTTCCCAGAGGGTGCATTGAGAAAACCTGTTTTTCGGAAGACAAAAACCAATGTCAGAGACTCAGCATTTGGGATGTGCTCAAGGCTGAGTGACAGCGGAAGGGCAGAGGTGGGATCAGGGCCGTGCAGCTCATCTTAGGTCTTTCCTGGCCTCTAATGGCTTTGTCCTGTATGTGCCTCCTAGTTCCTCACAAAACAGAAGGAATCCTGGAACATCTGCCATGGCTAATTCTGGTGGAGGAACTGGAACAGGGACCACATCTGGGCAAGGGGCAGCAAGGAAGTGAAAGCACTCTTCCCAAATGAGCAGCACTGCCATGTTTTTGTTCTTAAAGATGCAGGGATTTCTTAACCTTGTTTTAAATAGAACTGTAGAGCAACCCACATTGCTATTGTTCTCTACCCTTCCTTCTTACATTCGTTTTCTGGGAAGCACATTAATCTGCAGGTTATGTCTGTGTAAATACAGTGTTCATTTTTGGAAGGATtcctaattttatttctcttgttgTTCCAGTGCATAAATCAGTCCTTGCCTCCTCATTAATTATTCCAGCTCATGGTGTCAGCTGTGGAGGCTGCAGAAACTCAGTGGTGCAAGCTGATGGTGAGTAGAGGAAGGTCTTGATGGGATTCTGTTTCCACATGTGTGGATGGTGTGGAGGTCatgtgaaagacaaaaaaaaaaaaaaacccacaaatttttggaatcatagaatcatttagctTGAGGAAGACCTCTAAGgc is from Cinclus cinclus chromosome 2, bCinCin1.1, whole genome shotgun sequence and encodes:
- the CD2 gene encoding T-cell surface antigen CD2; the encoded protein is MNFRRIFLVKCLLLLIPSVKCSSTSWIYKAVNETALLSITAPLTPGNIYQVTWTKDRQRLVQLKGSNSKHFVNKEKCRCGILRNGTLQIRHLEKEDSGNYTVMVYHDGKLKAEENIMFFVQELVPQPILISECGNKNVSVKCEVKQKAKDEAFIIELTQPNGKKIQKNATMLQWHGWNSGMFRCVAKNQVSEKMAEKVIKCPGKLDFYLILSIAGGALIFVILVICLICCIRRKKTKRRGVYEEERAMHMLPMEHEKGMQEVPQTVSKPTPKQLRVQQRPLPPQPQEQPLPPRPQPRPRTQPWTPNLPRERR